The DNA window TTTAATAACCAATGAAATGACTGAAATTCTTGAAAAAACAGATGAGTCCCTAATAGGGAGCATATAATACATATAAGTATTCTTTTAATAAAAATTCGCGTTTTAAACTAATATTTCAATGTTTAATGCATTCTAACAGTTCTAAATAAATAATATTTCATTATAGATCTATTTTTCAGTTTTAAAATTAAATAGTAAACTTTATTCATTATAAACAGAATATAAAATGTAATGTTTTCGGGAGGTGATAATCATTGATTCATGTAAAAAGTTTTTCTGCTCTGATCTGCGGGCTCCTTCTCATGCTCGTCCTTCAGGGCTCAGCCTTTGCTGAATCAAATTACACCATGGACTACTCAACCTACCTTGGTGGTGATGTGGTTGATGAGGCCCGTGACGTTTACGTTGATGAATCCGGTTACATCTATGTGACCGGTTCAACTCACGTCAATGGAGCCAAGGATGTCTTCGTGGCCAGATTCAACACATCAAGACAGGTCATATATTACACGACCTTCGGCGGGGGTGGAGACGACTGGGGACACAGAATCATCGCAGATGCAGATGGATACGCCTATGTTGCAGGCGAAATAAGTAGGGCTGGTGTTGAGGGCAAGGATGCGTTCGTGGCACGGATAGACCCCCTTGGCAAAATCGAAAGGATCACATATATTGGCGGATCCAAGTATGACGTTGCAAAGGGTCTTGCAATGGATGGGTCCGGAACCCTCTATGTGAGCGGATACACCATCTCAGAGAACCTTCAGGTAACAGATGATGCTTACCAGAAAATCAATCATGGCGGTTATGATGCATTCATTGCCAAACTCGACCAGGACCTCACCGTTATTTACCTGAGCTACCTTGGAGGATCATGGGACGACTACTGCCAGGGACTTGCCCTTGACAACAACGGGAACATCTACATTGCAGGGTACACCTACTCTGATGATTTTCCGGTAACCTTCGATGCGATCTCACAGTATAAGAGTGGTACGAATGATATTTTCATGTCAAGATTCACACCACAGATGAGCTTTGACTACTCAACCTACCTTGGAGGTTCAGGACAGGACATGTGCCACGCCATTACCTCCTATGGTGGCCTCATCTACATTGCAGGTAAAACCAATTCCACCGACTTCCCCATAACCCCTGTGACTGCATACCAGAGGACAAAGAAGGGCCTTTCAGACGGATTCATCATGGCATTCGATGGTGAGGACGTGACATACTCAACCTACTTCGGTGGAACCGGTGATGATTCAGTATATGGAATTGCACCCGACAGGTATGGAAACCTCTACCTGACAGGTACAACATCCTCATCTGACTTCCCCCTGACACAGGGAGCATTTGACAGGTCACTGAACGGTGTGGATGCCTTTATCACAAAATTCAGCATTCCACGAAACGTCCTCTACAGCTCCTACCTGGGTGGGATCGAAGCGGATCATGGCTATGCTGTTGCTGTTGACCCCTACCAGAACATCTATGTTGCCGGGAAGACCTGGTCAAACAATTTCCCTGTAACATCAGATGCAAGAAAAACTAAACTTACAGGACTATCAGATGGTTTCCTCACAAGGTTCACGCCGTTCTTCATAAGCAACCTCACTGTAACACCTGCAAATGGAACAGCACCTCTATTAATTACAGTGAAAGGTAAAATAACCAACTGGGGGGATGCCAGTGGATGGTACCGCCTCGGCCTCTACGTTAACGGATATGAGGTCTTATGGCAGTGGATAGAGGTGGGATCAAAAACAACAAGGGACTTCAGCTTTGATTATCTGCTCAGAAACAGCCGTACATATTCCGTTACCGTGAACAACTTCCAGCCGTTCACTGTCAGGGCATTCAGCGGCCCGCTCATAATCCCTGAAAATCTTACAGTACTACCACGTGCCGGGACAGAGCCCCTCAGGGTTAACGTAACTGCTGATATTGTCAACTACGGTGATCTTCCTGACACATACACCGCCGGCCTCTACGTCAATGGAATTCTCGTTGATAGCAAAAATGTGACTGTTGCTGCAAATTCAAGGGTCAGGGTATCCTTCAACAGGACCCTTGCCGCTGGTATACATGAAATAACCATAAATGACCTCGAACCCCTCACAGTCAACGTCATGGAGGGTGAAAAGTTCCTTGTGGACGGTTTCAGACTGACACCGGAAAGTGGTCTTGCGCCGCTGAATGTCATGGTCACCGCGAATATCACCAGCATAGACTCAAGGACAAGGAGTTACACAGCCATAATCTATGTTAATGGAGTGGAGGTCCATGAACAGACATTGGATGTTCCTGGTGGAAGCACTGTACCGTTCTCTGCCATGATAACACTCCCTGAAAGTGGAATCTACACCATATCACTCAACAACGCCACTTCAGGCACAGTCAGGGCCCTCAGTGCAGCTAGCTTCAGCCTCACCAATGTAACAGTAACGCCCCTGGAGGGTAAATCACCCCTCAATGTCACCGTGAACGCCACAGTCCGGAACCAGGGAGACCTTCCAGGTGATTTCACCGTTACCGTCTACCTTGACGGTGTCGCATGGGACAGCCGAACGGTCACCGTCCCGGGAAGGTCAAGTGTTAAGGTTTCAATTAAGAATCAGCTCATGGTCCCAGGGGAGTACAATCTCCGTGTTAACTCCGGTGAAGAGGTTAGAATCAGGGTGCTTGATCCTGACCCTGTGTTCGGGGGATTCGCTGTTACCCCCGGAACCGGCGTGGGTACACTGAACGTCACAGCACTCCTCAACGTTACAAACCCCTATGATATGGTCATAGGGTTCACAGCAAGGCTCCATGTCAACAACCAAACCGTCCAGGAGAACACGGTCAGCCTAAACCCCGGTGAAACAAGGGAAATCTTAATGAAAACAACACTGTTGCCTGGAAACTACAGTGTTGGAATAAATGGATTCACAAGGAATGTCAGGGTCCTTAAACCGGCGAATATAACCGCCTCAGATTTAACTGTCACCCCCACATCAGGCTTCAGCCCCCTTGACCTTGCAGCATCAGCTAAACTCAGAAATACAGGGGAGGTCGATGGGGAGTACACCGCAACCCTATACATAAATGGTGCGGCTGTTGATACAAGAACCGTGACAGTCCCTGCAGGCGGAACATCCCAGGTGAGGTTCAACCACACCCTGAATGCTCCAGGAACATACCTTGCCGGCATAGGGGCACTTGCACCTGTAACCGTGAGGGCGCTCAGTGAACCTGTGGTCTCAAACCTCAATGTAACTCCAAGTTCAGGTGTTTCACCACTCGTATTCAACGTAACAGCAAGGATCAGCACAACTGAGGCTGGAAGCGGCAACTACACCGTAAGGCTATACATAGACGGAGTGAACGTTCAGAATAAGACTGTCCAGCTTACCGGACCTGGTGCCTCCACGGTACTCTTCAGGGTGGAGCTCAGTGACCCTGGAACCCATGATGTCACGGTTAATGGCCTTGCACCGGTGACTGTGAGGGTATTGAGGCCTGCCGCATTCACAGTGGACAACCTGGTGGTTTCACCACACGAGGGGGTTCTTCCCCTGACCATCGAAGCATCTGCAAGGGTCTCCAATGTCGGTGACGTTTCAGGCAACCACACGGTAAGACTATACATTGATGGGGTACCTGTTGCATCAAGGACCGTGAACGTGGCTGCTGCTGGGGAGACCACCGTGACATTCAGATACACCATAACACAGCGGGGCAACCATACCGTTACCGTTGACACACTACCCGCTGCAAACGTCAATGCATTGAAACCAGCGACACTTGAAATAGGGTCCCTAAATGTGACACCATCAAGTGCCGTGGGATCAGCAACCGTCGAGGTTGAAGCAGAAATCCAGAACACTGGTGACGTTGAAGGTGACTTCACAGTTCCAGTCTACCTCAACGGCAATCTCATCGGTACCTACACGGTGAGGGTTGGACCCCATGAGGGTGCAGTGCTAAGATTCCAGAGATACATCTCATCTCCAGGTGTGTACACATTCAGCATCAACAACCTGAAAACCGCCACAGTTTACGTGAACCCCCCAAAAAGGACCTACAGATTCACATTCAGAAACACCGGAAGTTACACCACAACAGTGACCTACTATGTCACAGTTTACTCATCAGACGGTTCGAAACTGGCATACAGGACCTACAAATTTACACTGAAACCTGGAGGATCCTACACTGCAACCATCGGCTACTACCCGTA is part of the Methanothermobacter sp. K4 genome and encodes:
- a CDS encoding SBBP repeat-containing protein — encoded protein: MIHVKSFSALICGLLLMLVLQGSAFAESNYTMDYSTYLGGDVVDEARDVYVDESGYIYVTGSTHVNGAKDVFVARFNTSRQVIYYTTFGGGGDDWGHRIIADADGYAYVAGEISRAGVEGKDAFVARIDPLGKIERITYIGGSKYDVAKGLAMDGSGTLYVSGYTISENLQVTDDAYQKINHGGYDAFIAKLDQDLTVIYLSYLGGSWDDYCQGLALDNNGNIYIAGYTYSDDFPVTFDAISQYKSGTNDIFMSRFTPQMSFDYSTYLGGSGQDMCHAITSYGGLIYIAGKTNSTDFPITPVTAYQRTKKGLSDGFIMAFDGEDVTYSTYFGGTGDDSVYGIAPDRYGNLYLTGTTSSSDFPLTQGAFDRSLNGVDAFITKFSIPRNVLYSSYLGGIEADHGYAVAVDPYQNIYVAGKTWSNNFPVTSDARKTKLTGLSDGFLTRFTPFFISNLTVTPANGTAPLLITVKGKITNWGDASGWYRLGLYVNGYEVLWQWIEVGSKTTRDFSFDYLLRNSRTYSVTVNNFQPFTVRAFSGPLIIPENLTVLPRAGTEPLRVNVTADIVNYGDLPDTYTAGLYVNGILVDSKNVTVAANSRVRVSFNRTLAAGIHEITINDLEPLTVNVMEGEKFLVDGFRLTPESGLAPLNVMVTANITSIDSRTRSYTAIIYVNGVEVHEQTLDVPGGSTVPFSAMITLPESGIYTISLNNATSGTVRALSAASFSLTNVTVTPLEGKSPLNVTVNATVRNQGDLPGDFTVTVYLDGVAWDSRTVTVPGRSSVKVSIKNQLMVPGEYNLRVNSGEEVRIRVLDPDPVFGGFAVTPGTGVGTLNVTALLNVTNPYDMVIGFTARLHVNNQTVQENTVSLNPGETREILMKTTLLPGNYSVGINGFTRNVRVLKPANITASDLTVTPTSGFSPLDLAASAKLRNTGEVDGEYTATLYINGAAVDTRTVTVPAGGTSQVRFNHTLNAPGTYLAGIGALAPVTVRALSEPVVSNLNVTPSSGVSPLVFNVTARISTTEAGSGNYTVRLYIDGVNVQNKTVQLTGPGASTVLFRVELSDPGTHDVTVNGLAPVTVRVLRPAAFTVDNLVVSPHEGVLPLTIEASARVSNVGDVSGNHTVRLYIDGVPVASRTVNVAAAGETTVTFRYTITQRGNHTVTVDTLPAANVNALKPATLEIGSLNVTPSSAVGSATVEVEAEIQNTGDVEGDFTVPVYLNGNLIGTYTVRVGPHEGAVLRFQRYISSPGVYTFSINNLKTATVYVNPPKRTYRFTFRNTGSYTTTVTYYVTVYSSDGSKLAYRTYKFTLKPGGSYTATIGYYPYDARIVTTRKIYNPSRYTRTIRLSETFRADTLSATLSHAKTIRGYSYAYISRTFRVVDMRITVT